The following are encoded in a window of Panicum virgatum strain AP13 chromosome 5N, P.virgatum_v5, whole genome shotgun sequence genomic DNA:
- the LOC120672390 gene encoding 1-aminocyclopropane-1-carboxylate oxidase homolog 6-like, producing MDLATARRPSHRKCKRKRRYIGQQGTASVGDDDAAMAMSRFLESGGGVRALVESGVTTVPPLFVAPVAPVSSAAVNFVVPSVDLSLPRSDAVALVRAAARSSGIFQLTNHGVPAATMDSALSVVRAFNEQPLAARSPFYSVSPVGAVSYGTHPIPRPTDGQPVTAPLLPWRDSLLLRFDKLRDPDLRNLPAACRDSLLEYHRALTRLGKEIAGLLSEGLGVGAERLDPVEGFLMQCHYHPPCPEPERVLGSREHTDGGLFTVLSQDGVGGLQVRLDGDEWVDVAPVAGTILVNIGDVLKVVSNDECRSVEHRVVIKSAQEPRVSIALFFNPAKHGETDFVFGPLPELVTEEKPARYRSLSWQEMLDNRNALGHAKPSTLDQFRVTSLN from the exons ATGGATCTAGCAACTGCACGGCGCCCATCGCATCGGAAGTGCAAGCGCAAGCGCCGCTACATTGGGCAACAAGGGACGGCCTccgtcggcgacgacgacgccgcgaTGGCCATGTCCAGGTTCCTCGAGTCCGGAGGCGGCGTCCGCGCCCTCGTCGAGTCAGGCGTCACCACGGTGCCGCCATTGTTCGTGGCGCCCGTCGCGCCAGTGTCGTCGGCGGCCGTGAACTTCGTCGTTCCATCCGTCGATCTCTCCCTCCCGCGCTCGGACGCCGTCGCGCTCGTccgcgccgcggcgcgctcgAGCGGCATCTTCCAGCTCACCAACCACGGCGTCCCGGCCGCCACCATGGACTCCGCGCTCTCCGTGGTCAGGGCCTTCAACGAGCAGCCCTTGGCGGCGCGCTCGCCGTTCTACTCCGTCTCGCCCGTCGGGGCCGTCTCCTACGGCACCCATCCAATCCCGCGGCCCACGGATGGCCAGCCTGTGACCGCTCCCCTCCTGCCATGGCGCGACTCGCTACTCCTCCGCTTCGACAAACTAAGAGATCCCGATCTCCGCAACCTCCCCGCAGCGTGCCGGGACTCTCTGCTGGAGTACCATCGGGCGCTGACGAGGCTCGGGAAGGAGATCGCCGGCCTGCTCTCGGAGGGGCTCGGAGTCGGGGCCGAGCGGCTGGACCCGGTTGAAGGGTTCCTGATGCAGTGCCACTACCACCCGCCGTGTCCTGAGCCGGAACGGGTGCTGGGCAGCCGTGAGCACACCGACGGAGGTTTGTTCACGGTGCTCTCACAGGACGGGGTCGGCGGGCTGCAGGTGCGGCTCGACGGCGACGAGTGGGTGGACGTGGCGCCCGTGGCCGGTACAATTCTTGTCAACATCGGGGACGTTCTAAAG GTGGTTTCGAATGATGAATGCAGAAGCGTGGAGCACAGGGTGGTGATCAAGTCCGCACAAGAGCCAAGGGTCTCCATTGCCCTCTTCTTCAACCCTGCCAAGCATGGCGAGACCGATTTCGTCTTCGGCCCTCTCCCGGAGCTGGTGACAGAAGAAAAGCCTGCACGGTACCGGAGTTTATCCTGGCAGGAGATGCTGGATAACAGGAACGCATTGGGGCATGCTAAGCCATCGACACTTGATCAATTTAGGGTCACTTCTTTGAATTGA
- the LOC120671943 gene encoding uncharacterized protein LOC120671943 has product MAGRVLLRATALGLAAAGAGALHAVSRWTPPKDLAPYVLSVRFVLLESAQGAEHDLALADVDRAEGGDPAAAANLRLLAFLATRDGRADDALRIYEEAARDALFDPRPRALAYHLCCFDGREDESLRWSAAYRRLVPVIDGASQEPGMESHEMRELVRELFIAATVGGVCRIVHPVDRAVVMHAACGALDQGLVAALQDKALSATERLQLRALRVYLHAKVWLLIKEEARDVADGVAEASPVS; this is encoded by the exons ATGGccggccgcgtcctcctccgcgccaCCGCACTCGGCCTCGCCGCAGCGGGGGCGGGGGCCCTGCACGCCGTCTCCAGGTGGACGCCGCCCAAGGACCTGGCTCCCTACGTCCTGTCCGTGAGGTTCGTGCTACTCGAGTCCGCGCAGGGCGCCGAGCACGACCTCGCGCTCGCTGACGTCGACCGCGCCGAGGGCGGcgaccccgccgcggccgccaaccTCCGCCTCCTCGCGTTCCTCGCCACCCGCGACGGCCGCGCCGACGACGCTCTGCGCATCTACGAGGAGGCGGCCCGCGACGCGCTGTTCGacccccgcccccgcgccctCGCCTACCACCTGTGCTGCTTCGACGGGCGAGAGGACGAGTCGTTGCGGTGGAGCGCGGCCTACCGCCGCCTCGTCCCCGTCATCGACGGCGCAAGCCAGGAGCCAGGGATGGAGTCCCACGAGATGCGGGAGCTCGTCCGCGAGTTGTTCATCGCGGCGACGGTGGGCGGCGTCTGCAGGATCGTCCACCCCGTGGACAGGGCCGTTGTCATGCACGCGGCCTGCGGCGCACTAGACCAGGGGCTAGTCGCCGCGCTGCAGGACAAGGCGCTGTCAGCGACAGAGAGGCTTCAGCTGCGAGCTCTCCGCGTGTATCTGCACGCCAAGGTGTGGCTTCTCATCAAGGAGGAGGCGCGGGACGTGGCCGACGGTGTTGCGGAGGCATCTCCTGTTTCATG A